The following are encoded together in the Panicum virgatum strain AP13 chromosome 6K, P.virgatum_v5, whole genome shotgun sequence genome:
- the LOC120711258 gene encoding salt stress-induced protein-like, with protein sequence MFPPKIKWTLLCACVLLYMCVYWECSLLTLIGLARQPLYIGVAICLPCYLKATRSVTMRFKPDKVGGPWGGDHGNFRDIQVPPYRLLRLTIYSQENVLISSISFSYIGCDGCVYHEHDWGFVRETEAHQIQLGLMDYVMEISGTTGEFDNMPNIILSLKIVTFKGTYGPYGNDSKGTRFSYSVQGSDRITGFFGRSGWHLDAIGLYVRQC encoded by the exons ATGTTCCCACCTAAAATAAAATGGACCCTCTTATGCGCATGTGTTCtgttatatatgtgtgtgtattgGGAGTGCTCTTTGCTTACTCTCATTGGCCTAGCAAGGCAACCATTATATATTGGTGTTGCTATTTGTTTGCCCTGTTATTTAAAAGCTACGAGATCAGTAACAATG CGTTTTAAACCGGACAAGGTTGGAGGTCCATGGGGAGGAGATCATGGCAACTTTCGCGACATCCAGGTGCCTCCCTACAGGCTGCTTCGCCTGACAATCTATAGCCAAGAGAATGTATTAATCAGCTCGATCTCCTTCTCATACATTGGCTGTGATGGCTGCGTGTACCATGAGCACGATTGGGGTTTTGTCAGAGAAACCGAAGCGCATCAG ATTCAGCTTGGCCTGATGGATTATGTGATGGAAATCTCCGGGACAACGGGTGAATTCGATAACATGCCTAACATCATTTTGTCTCTCAAGATTGTCACCTTCAAGGGAACGTATGGGCCATACGGCAACGACAGTAAGGGGACTCGTTTCAGCTACTCGGTGCAGGGCAGCGACCGTATCACTGGCTTCTTTGGACGCTCTGGCTGGCACCTGGATGCAATTGGACTCTACGTCCGTCAATGCTAG